In Flavobacterium sp. CS20, a single window of DNA contains:
- a CDS encoding RHS repeat-associated core domain-containing protein yields the protein MVKEAGMYYMEINQVYHSNRSLKLNTTSSNNFAHGYAGDLQHVEVFYFHSDHLGSSNYVSNYDGDISQHAEYLPFGELLTDEHLNSHNTRYKYNGKEFDQETGNYYYGARYYKPKTSLWLSVDPLAEQMPSWSPYNYTFNNPIRYIDPDGRAPEDIFFIRNDGTIDRIEQEGAHQFYVQNTGTTGNYISDFSLAGTLTENTNGMVEFPASGSNFGRYGTNDAGGQSGSETVGSGDHYVTPETARLFMD from the coding sequence ATGGTAAAAGAAGCGGGTATGTATTATATGGAGATAAATCAGGTTTATCACTCTAATCGGAGTTTAAAACTTAACACAACAAGTTCAAATAATTTTGCTCACGGCTATGCCGGCGACTTGCAACATGTAGAAGTGTTTTATTTTCACAGTGACCATCTCGGTTCTTCAAATTATGTATCAAATTATGATGGGGACATTAGCCAACACGCCGAATATTTACCATTTGGTGAGCTCCTCACCGATGAACACCTCAATTCCCACAACACCCGTTACAAATACAACGGCAAAGAATTTGACCAGGAAACGGGCAACTATTACTACGGCGCCAGGTATTATAAACCTAAAACCAGTTTATGGTTGAGTGTTGACCCGTTAGCCGAACAGATGCCGAGCTGGTCGCCGTACAATTATACTTTTAATAACCCAATCCGATACATTGATCCAGATGGCAGGGCTCCTGAGGATATTTTCTTTATTAGAAATGATGGAACAATCGACCGTATTGAACAAGAAGGAGCTCATCAGTTTTATGTTCAAAATACAGGAACAACAGGAAATTATATTTCAGATTTTTCTTTAGCAGGGACGTTAACAGAAAATACAAATGGGATGGTAGAGTTCCCAGCTTCTGGTTCAAATTTTGGAAGATATGGTACAAATGATGCAGGAGGTCAATCAGGTTCTGAAACTGTAGGTTCAGGAGATCATTATGTAACACCAGAAACAGCAAGACTCTTTATGGATTAG
- a CDS encoding RHS repeat-associated core domain-containing protein, giving the protein MCKITEKHHTQHMIVNIISTLSPEQALPSSTTSDLIGPVNYNFSYDNFNRLTSASGSYTGPNDVVNTQSQGGNPFLKHEYNLDLTYDAQDPSRNFINKTQTHLNKPVSDLNEPMENASVVKNNSYQLDYTYDDDGGLIAGSNYGYTQPHAVREIKEQPTGVNCCDSQDDPRIKNQNIKHDANGNLTKVIEGIGEEEITKIHYLWDEENRLMAVDLNPYSEESDHPIATYTYDAGGERIIKYLYQQVDIHSNAKDVGNARKTETYIYPDGMITTKVLKFIVRDQALSYTKHYHIGSQRVASKIGTSERFGFYSKQIIPLANLANADGINLIDVLQDPDEDGQNFNHLNERRNRILQAFDIPPLESETVDISEDENVTTSSNNFAHGYAGDLQHVEVFYFHSDHLGSSNYMSNYDGDISQHAEYLPFGELLTDEHLNSHNTRYKYNGKEFDQETGNYYYGARYYNPKTSLWLSVDPLTEKYPEWSPYNYTMNNPILLYRPNGDGTRTIGLDT; this is encoded by the coding sequence ATGTGCAAAATTACAGAAAAACATCACACACAACATATGATTGTAAATATCATATCAACGCTATCACCTGAGCAAGCACTTCCTAGCTCAACGACAAGTGATCTTATCGGACCTGTCAATTATAATTTTTCTTACGATAATTTCAACCGACTTACCTCTGCATCCGGAAGTTATACAGGGCCAAATGATGTAGTCAATACTCAAAGTCAAGGTGGCAACCCCTTTCTTAAACATGAATATAATCTTGATTTAACCTACGATGCTCAAGATCCGAGTAGAAACTTCATAAACAAAACACAGACCCACCTAAATAAACCGGTAAGTGATCTCAATGAACCAATGGAAAATGCTAGCGTAGTAAAGAATAACAGCTATCAATTAGATTATACCTACGACGACGATGGAGGTCTCATAGCGGGTTCTAACTATGGTTACACTCAACCGCATGCCGTGAGAGAAATAAAAGAACAACCCACAGGAGTAAATTGTTGCGACAGTCAAGATGACCCAAGAATAAAAAACCAAAACATAAAACATGACGCCAACGGTAATCTTACAAAAGTGATAGAAGGTATAGGAGAAGAAGAAATCACAAAAATTCATTACCTTTGGGATGAAGAAAATAGACTTATGGCTGTAGATCTTAATCCGTATTCTGAAGAAAGTGACCATCCTATTGCCACTTATACCTACGATGCTGGTGGTGAACGGATTATCAAATATCTATATCAACAAGTTGATATTCATAGCAATGCAAAGGACGTTGGCAATGCGCGTAAAACGGAGACTTATATCTATCCGGATGGGATGATTACTACCAAGGTCTTAAAGTTTATAGTTAGAGATCAAGCCTTGTCTTATACTAAACATTATCATATTGGTAGCCAAAGAGTGGCTAGTAAAATTGGAACCAGTGAGCGATTTGGTTTTTATTCAAAACAAATTATACCCCTTGCCAATTTAGCCAATGCCGATGGAATAAACCTGATAGATGTTTTACAAGACCCCGATGAAGACGGGCAGAATTTTAACCATCTTAATGAAAGAAGAAACCGTATTTTACAAGCCTTTGATATACCACCACTTGAAAGTGAAACGGTTGACATATCAGAAGATGAAAACGTCACAACAAGTTCAAATAATTTTGCTCACGGCTATGCCGGCGACCTGCAACATGTAGAAGTGTTTTATTTTCACAGTGACCATCTCGGTTCTTCAAATTATATGTCAAATTATGATGGGGACATTAGCCAACACGCGGAATATTTGCCATTTGGTGAGCTCCTGACCGATGAACACCTCAATTCCCACAATACCCGTTACAAATACAACGGCAAAGAATTTGACCAGGAAACGGGCAACTATTATTACGGTGCCCGCTATTATAATCCTAAAACCAGTTTATGGTTGAGTGTTGACCCGTTGACGGAGAAATACCCCGAATGGTCACCATACAACTATACGATGAATAATCCGATTCTGTTATACAGACCCAACGGGGATGGCACCAGAACAATCGGACTGGATACCTAA
- a CDS encoding RHS repeat domain-containing protein has protein sequence MKTIEMLFRYYNPKTSLWLSVDPLAEKFPGWSPYNFVMNNPINFIDPDGRAPEWVPDSEGNLIAEKGDNAQTLADFQGISYSEAEKQLQDQGYIDNNGKSTLKIGDKVELDNVYTRSIENSTSDLTLDKAIAGTSTTGATPEDNYNCWGSACAGSQGKEIKVGVGIPVGSTFDANLKSDYTSTTEPNAQFGKTVLRFADGGNNVQTVQCFMAEAKMVRLMFIQKMDGILNQR, from the coding sequence TTGAAAACCATTGAAATGCTATTTCGCTATTATAACCCCAAAACCAGTTTATGGTTGAGTGTTGACCCGTTAGCGGAGAAGTTTCCTGGTTGGAGTCCGTACAATTTTGTGATGAACAACCCCATAAACTTCATAGACCCCGATGGTCGTGCACCTGAATGGGTTCCCGATAGTGAAGGAAATTTAATTGCAGAAAAGGGAGATAATGCACAGACATTAGCAGATTTTCAAGGAATATCTTATTCAGAAGCAGAAAAACAACTACAAGATCAAGGATATATTGATAATAATGGAAAATCTACATTGAAAATTGGAGATAAAGTTGAGTTAGATAATGTTTATACGAGATCCATTGAAAATTCTACAAGCGATCTTACTTTAGATAAGGCAATTGCAGGAACAAGTACGACAGGAGCTACGCCTGAAGACAATTATAACTGTTGGGGTTCTGCTTGTGCGGGAAGTCAAGGGAAAGAAATAAAAGTAGGGGTTGGTATACCTGTAGGAAGCACATTTGACGCAAATTTAAAGAGTGATTATACTTCTACAACAGAGCCAAATGCTCAATTCGGCAAGACTGTATTACGTTTTGCTGATGGAGGAAATAACGTGCAGACGGTGCAGTGTTTTATGGCAGAAGCCAAGATGGTACGCCTTATGTTTATACAAAAAATGGATGGTATCTTAAACCAGAGGTGA